Proteins from a single region of Pangasianodon hypophthalmus isolate fPanHyp1 chromosome 7, fPanHyp1.pri, whole genome shotgun sequence:
- the chmp1a gene encoding charged multivesicular body protein 1a: MDETLFQLKFTSKQLERLAKKAEKDSKAEQAKVKKALQQKNVDCARVYAENAIRKKNEGVNWLRMASRVDAVASKVQTAVTMKGVTKNMTQVTKALDKALNSMDLQKVSAVMDKFESQVQNLDVHTSVMEDSMSSATTLTTPQQQVDDLIVQIAEESGLEVMDQLSQLPAGASALGESSVRSQDKEDQLSRRLAALRN, translated from the exons ATGGACG AAACACTGTTCCAGTTAAAG TTCACATCGAAGCAGCTGGAGAGACTGGCGAAGAAAGCCGAGAAGGACTCGAAGGCCGAGCAGGCCAAAGTTAAAAAG gctctCCAGCAGAAGAACGTGGACTGTGCACGTGTGTATGCTGAGAACGCCATCCGTAAGAAGAATGAGGGTGTGAACTGGCTGCGTATGGCGTCACGTGTCGATGCCGTGGCCTCTAAAGTCCAAACTGCTGTCACCATGaagggg gtGACTAAGAACATGACCCAGGTGACCAAGGCTCTGGATAAAGCTCTGAACTCCATGGACCTGCAGAAGGTATCGGCCGTCATGGACAAGTTTGAGAGCCAGGTCCAGAATCTGGATGTACACACTTCA gtgatGGAGGACTCGATGAGCTCAGCCACCACGCTGACGACGCCGCAGCAGCAGGTGGATGATCTGATCGTGCAGATTGCGGAGGAGAGCGGGCTGGAGGTGATGGATCAGCTCAGCCAGCTTCCTGCAGGAGCCTCCGCCCTCGGAGAGAGTTCAGTCAGATCACAGGACAAAGAGGACCAGCTGTCccgcag gctggcgGCTCTGAGGAACTGA